Genomic window (Armatimonadota bacterium):
GTGGCACAGCGACGTCTGCCGGCTCAGCTTCGAACTCGGCGTGCTCGAATCCAAGGGCCCGACCGAAGGCATCGACGCTTTCCACGCCGCCCTCCGTGACATCGCTTCGAAGCTCAAAGATGCGAAACCGACCGACCTTCTCGGAGCCAAGCTCCAGGCCATGGCGAAGTTCGAAGCGTTCGAGACCGTCTTCTCGTCGTCCAAGCCCGAAGAGAAGAAGGAAATGCGCGCCGAAAGGTCGGAAATGATCCGGGACGTGCTGTCCGACACCGAATCGGTCGTCCTGCGACTGGAACTCTTCGACAACGAGGCCGAGGCCGGAAACTTCGAAGCAGCCGGTGAAGCCCTTGTCGACGCCGCCAAGAACAACACGGGTTCCGATCCCATCGCGATCGATCTGAACCAGCAGATCACGACCAAGCTGGAAGCCGCCCGTACGGCGAAGAAGATCGATACGGCCGTGCTCGACGCGGTCCAGAAAGAGATCGACAACTTCAAGAAGGGCATTCTCCAAGCCGAACAGGACAAGGAGGACGCCGCGAAGAACGCGGCCAAGGTCGACGACGAACTGAAGAAGCTGGACGAAGGCGGCTCGGGCGGACAGTCGAAGGGCGGCACCGAGAAGAAGCCTCAGGACGCAGGAAAAGGCGCGGGCAAGTAGGGCCGGAGTGGACGGTCGGCTCGTCCTTGTCGCCACTCCGATCGGGAACTTGGAAGACCTGTCCGACCGGGCGCGGCGCGAGCTCTCCGAAGCCGAGTCGTGGATCGTCGAGGACACCCGCGTCAGCGGCCGGCTCCAGACCGTCCTCGGCGTGAAGAAGCCCATGAGAGTGCTCAACGAGCACAGTCATCCCCGACAGGTCGCTGCCCTCGTGGAACTGGCCCGGACGGAGCGGACCGCCCTCCTGACCGATGCAGGCAGCCCTGCGGTCAGCGACCCTGGCACCGAACTGGTCGACCTCTGCCTGGACGAAGGGATCGAAGTCGACGCCGTTCCCGGCCCGAGCGCCGTCACGACCGCCCTCGCCTTGGCCGGTTTCTTCGCCCAACGGTTCGTCTTCCTCGGCTTCCTGGCGCGTAAACCCGGCCAAGTCTCCGAGACCCTGCGCCCGTTCGCAGACTCCACCATGACGGTCGTCCTCTTCGAAAGCCCGCACCGCGTCGACAAAACCCTGGAGGCCTGCGCCAGGGACCTGGGCTCCAGGAGATACGCGCTTTGCCGAGAATTGACGAAGATGCACCAGCAAGTGTGGCGCGGGACCCTCCCCGGGCTGCCTTCTTCGACGGACGTTCCGCGTAAAGGGGAATTCACGATCGTGGTCGAAGGGAAGCGAAAGGGGCAGGACTTGGATAGAACACCAGGTGTATAATGCGGGCGAATGCGGATTTGCCGCCGCAGGGAAGCGAAATGAAGCGGTTATTGACGCTCTTGGTCTTGTCGGTCTGCGCGTGTTGGTCATGGGCGCAGTCTCAGAACGGGACTTATCGGATCCAGGAGGACGATAGGCTCGGCATCGCCGTGTTCGACGAACCTCAGATCGCAGCGTCCGTCACCGTGCTTCCCGACGGCAACATCGTCGCTCCCTTCGCCGGGATCATCCGGGCGATCGGCAAGACGACGGCCGAGTTGGAGACCGAGCTGGCCGACATTTACGTCAAAAAGCTCCAGCTCCGCAATCCCAAGGTTTCGGTCACGATCCTCGCTGTCCGCGACATCCAAGCCACCATCAACGGGGCCGTCGCAAAAGCCGGCACGTACCGTTTCCGCCCGGGCCAGACCGTCCGGGACCTGATCGCCCAAGGGGGGGCCGCGCCCAACATCGGCGATTGGAAGCGGGCGACGTTCCGGAGGAAAGGCTGGAACGAACTGATACCCATCGATCTGG
Coding sequences:
- the rsmI gene encoding 16S rRNA (cytidine(1402)-2'-O)-methyltransferase, which codes for MDGRLVLVATPIGNLEDLSDRARRELSEAESWIVEDTRVSGRLQTVLGVKKPMRVLNEHSHPRQVAALVELARTERTALLTDAGSPAVSDPGTELVDLCLDEGIEVDAVPGPSAVTTALALAGFFAQRFVFLGFLARKPGQVSETLRPFADSTMTVVLFESPHRVDKTLEACARDLGSRRYALCRELTKMHQQVWRGTLPGLPSSTDVPRKGEFTIVVEGKRKGQDLDRTPGV
- a CDS encoding polysaccharide biosynthesis/export family protein, whose protein sequence is MKRLLTLLVLSVCACWSWAQSQNGTYRIQEDDRLGIAVFDEPQIAASVTVLPDGNIVAPFAGIIRAIGKTTAELETELADIYVKKLQLRNPKVSVTILAVRDIQATINGAVAKAGTYRFRPGQTVRDLIAQGGAAPNIGDWKRATFRRKGWNELIPIDLDALITRGNLSQNYEIKDGDELVIPERLQPVIPVVGDVLNPRSIAYDDSMTLLTAISAAGGINPNRGKKSGILVIRPKKGSEDQYYLIKCDLVAYEKGDFQQNIPILPGDSIVVPNNGSPDFSILNQLANAIYVLDRFGIRLFGAP